One window from the genome of Lentibacillus daqui encodes:
- a CDS encoding sensor histidine kinase — MVLKTSEKALDTVIDEMIDVVENSKDEIFNISEAARKDYEQLQKELAIIRKKVVKHIDDGDKLQQKVRFSRQRLSEVSKYFDRYSETEIREVYERTHKMQTELAMLRQEEKVLRERRDDLQRRLISLDQTIERAEGLAGKISVILTYLNDDFKQVNEMIEEAKEKQEFGLKIIEAQEEERRKISREIHDGPAQMLANILLRSELVDRIFREGSTENALKEIKSVREMIRSSLYEVRRIIYDLRPMALDDLGLVPTLKKYLSTIEDYHAVKTEFISLGSENRLQQKYEIAIFRLVQEAVQNAIKHAEATLIKVKMEINRNLLAVAIKDNGKGFDTKVKKDKSFGLMGMRERVEMLEGTLEINSVIGDGTTILIHVPYNLE; from the coding sequence ATGGTACTGAAAACTTCTGAAAAGGCGTTAGACACAGTTATTGATGAAATGATCGATGTAGTGGAAAATAGCAAGGATGAGATTTTTAATATTAGTGAGGCTGCACGCAAGGACTATGAGCAGTTACAAAAAGAATTGGCAATCATCAGGAAAAAAGTTGTGAAACACATCGATGATGGAGATAAGCTCCAACAAAAAGTACGTTTTTCCAGACAACGTCTATCTGAAGTGAGTAAATACTTTGATCGTTATTCTGAAACGGAGATACGAGAAGTATATGAACGTACACATAAAATGCAAACAGAGTTGGCAATGCTTCGCCAGGAAGAAAAAGTACTGCGCGAGCGTCGGGACGATTTGCAACGCAGACTAATCTCGCTTGACCAGACAATTGAACGTGCCGAGGGGCTTGCCGGAAAGATTTCTGTCATCCTAACCTACCTAAATGATGATTTTAAGCAAGTAAACGAAATGATTGAAGAGGCAAAGGAAAAACAAGAATTTGGTTTAAAGATTATTGAAGCGCAAGAGGAGGAACGCCGTAAAATATCCCGCGAGATTCATGATGGTCCTGCGCAAATGCTTGCAAATATATTACTACGTTCGGAACTAGTTGATCGGATCTTTCGGGAAGGAAGTACGGAGAATGCCTTAAAGGAAATAAAGAGTGTTAGGGAAATGATTCGCTCCTCCCTTTACGAGGTACGCCGGATTATTTATGATCTCCGTCCGATGGCACTGGACGACTTGGGATTGGTACCAACATTAAAAAAGTACCTGTCTACAATTGAGGATTATCATGCTGTTAAAACAGAATTTATTTCGCTGGGTAGTGAAAATCGACTACAGCAAAAATATGAAATTGCCATCTTTCGCCTGGTTCAAGAAGCAGTCCAAAACGCTATTAAACATGCGGAGGCAACTTTGATCAAGGTGAAAATGGAGATTAATAGAAACCTTCTCGCTGTTGCGATTAAAGACAATGGGAAGGGTTTTGACACCAAAGTGAAAAAGGATAAATCATTCGGACTGATGGGTATGCGTGAGCGCGTGGAAATGCTGGAAGGCACCTTGGAGATAAATTCCGTTATCGGCGACGGAACCACCATTTTGATCCATGTACCATATAATCTGGAATAA
- a CDS encoding response regulator, with product MSKTDLTKIILIDDHKLFREGVKRILEFEPTFEVVAEGDDGEIAKELVKEHRPDVVLMDINMPNMNGVQATADLVKHFPKTRVIILSIHDDESYVTHALKTGAQGYLLKEMDSDALIEAIKVVSEGGSYLHPKITHNLVKEYRRLAHENMKSIAEYGIEYRKPLHLLTKRECQVLQLLAEGKSNRAVSEALYISEKTVKNHVSNILQKMNVNDRTQAVVSAIRKGWVEVL from the coding sequence ATGAGCAAAACAGATTTAACGAAAATCATATTAATCGATGACCATAAACTATTTCGTGAAGGGGTAAAACGAATTTTGGAATTTGAACCAACGTTCGAAGTTGTTGCTGAAGGCGATGATGGTGAGATTGCCAAAGAGCTTGTAAAAGAGCATCGCCCTGATGTGGTCTTAATGGATATCAATATGCCAAATATGAATGGTGTACAGGCTACAGCGGATTTGGTAAAACATTTTCCGAAAACACGTGTGATTATTTTGTCGATTCACGATGATGAGAGTTATGTAACACATGCATTAAAAACAGGGGCACAGGGATATTTATTAAAAGAGATGGATTCTGATGCGTTAATTGAAGCAATAAAGGTTGTCAGTGAAGGCGGGTCTTATCTCCATCCAAAGATTACTCATAATTTGGTGAAGGAATACCGTCGTTTGGCACACGAAAATATGAAGAGTATTGCCGAGTATGGTATTGAATACCGCAAACCGCTTCATTTATTGACGAAGCGGGAATGCCAGGTATTGCAATTGCTGGCAGAAGGAAAAAGCAACCGGGCTGTATCGGAAGCGCTGTATATCAGCGAAAAAACAGTCAAAAACCATGTAAGCAATATTCTACAGAAAATGAACGTTAATGATCGTACGCAAGCAGTCGTATCAGCGATTCGCAAAGGATGGGTAGAAGTACTATAA
- a CDS encoding DegV family protein encodes MNIAVMTDSTAYIPAHTREELNIHMIPLSVVFGDTSYREEIDITTQQFYEKVRKADELPKTSQPSIGYISEKLTELAKHYDAVISIHLSSGISGTMNAVASAGEMVDDIAVHTYDSELSCAGQAFYVLEAVKMVEENKTPEEILKRFDEMKQHIRAYFMVDDLKNLQRGGRLNSAQAIVGSLLQVKPILHFVDKVIVPFEKIRTRKKALNRIVGMMEDDLEKGKSLKVVIIHANCQQAAEEWRNRISANHPGLDISIGYFGPVIGTHLGEGAIGMTWYVK; translated from the coding sequence ATGAATATAGCTGTCATGACTGATAGCACAGCATATATACCTGCTCACACCAGGGAGGAATTAAATATTCATATGATTCCGCTTAGTGTCGTTTTTGGCGATACCTCTTATCGGGAAGAAATTGATATCACAACGCAGCAATTCTATGAAAAGGTACGAAAAGCTGATGAATTGCCAAAAACATCCCAACCATCGATTGGCTATATATCCGAAAAATTAACCGAACTCGCGAAGCATTATGATGCAGTAATTTCGATTCATTTATCTAGTGGTATTAGTGGAACCATGAATGCTGTCGCCAGTGCAGGTGAAATGGTTGATGACATCGCTGTTCATACGTATGATTCCGAGTTAAGTTGTGCGGGACAAGCCTTCTATGTTTTGGAAGCGGTAAAAATGGTTGAGGAAAACAAAACACCGGAAGAAATACTTAAACGATTTGATGAAATGAAACAACATATACGTGCTTATTTTATGGTAGACGATCTCAAGAACTTGCAACGAGGTGGCAGACTGAATAGTGCCCAAGCAATTGTCGGCAGTCTATTGCAGGTGAAACCAATTCTTCATTTCGTTGATAAAGTTATTGTTCCGTTTGAAAAAATACGCACACGAAAAAAAGCGTTAAATCGGATTGTTGGTATGATGGAAGATGATCTGGAGAAAGGTAAGTCATTGAAAGTTGTTATCATCCATGCCAACTGCCAACAAGCAGCTGAAGAATGGCGAAATCGAATAAGTGCAAACCACCCCGGATTGGACATCTCCATTGGATATTTTGGTCCAGTTATTGGCACCCACTTGGGAGAGGGAGCAATTGGTATGACGTGGTATGTCAAATGA
- a CDS encoding DEAD/DEAH box helicase — protein sequence MASETTNQLANQFAGKLLLRSEIPLSEDVFQHCVSSGNFTAVSSISKNLLYCQCNRCGNREPGLFAKIPCQICHREHHYCRKCIEMGRVMECEPLYYWNGDQPAWATPADPCSWDGELTDKQQLAADRITQAIVSQEKELLIWAVCGAGKTEMLFPGITKALQSGKRVCLATPRADVVRELLPRFRQVFAGVSIQGLYGGSDEKEKVAQLILSTTHQLLRFRQAFDVLIIDEIDAFPYHKDPSLSFAANRSRKQISTMIYLTATPRKEQRRRMLQKQLNHMFVPTRFHGYPLPVPSLKMCRTLKKDLARPAPPKLLTEWLKQRVNPERQLLLFVPTIELAEKLEMVLARKFIQLGWLPSKQAITFVHASDPDREEKVQQFRRKETFMLLTTTILERGVTFPSVDVVVLDAGHDVFDEAALVQIAGRAGRSPDDPTGEVLFIHDGKTDAMVEAVSSVKAMNKRGGFR from the coding sequence ATGGCTTCAGAAACTACAAATCAGTTAGCCAATCAATTTGCGGGGAAATTATTATTACGTAGTGAAATTCCATTGAGTGAGGATGTGTTTCAACATTGCGTTTCATCAGGAAATTTTACAGCGGTATCTTCCATCAGCAAAAATCTATTGTATTGCCAATGTAATCGATGTGGGAATAGGGAACCCGGTTTATTTGCCAAAATACCCTGCCAAATCTGTCATAGAGAACATCATTATTGTCGTAAGTGTATTGAAATGGGAAGAGTTATGGAATGTGAGCCACTGTATTACTGGAATGGAGATCAACCGGCTTGGGCGACACCAGCTGATCCTTGTTCCTGGGATGGAGAGCTTACCGATAAACAACAGTTGGCAGCTGATCGTATTACCCAGGCAATTGTTTCACAGGAGAAGGAACTGTTAATTTGGGCGGTTTGTGGGGCGGGGAAAACGGAAATGCTTTTCCCCGGGATTACAAAGGCGCTTCAGTCAGGTAAACGTGTATGTTTAGCAACGCCAAGGGCAGATGTAGTACGAGAACTGTTACCGCGATTTAGACAGGTATTTGCCGGGGTATCGATTCAGGGGTTGTATGGTGGCAGCGATGAAAAGGAAAAAGTTGCCCAACTAATCCTTTCCACAACCCATCAGTTGCTTCGATTTCGTCAAGCGTTTGATGTCTTGATTATTGATGAAATTGACGCCTTTCCTTACCACAAAGATCCCTCCCTATCATTTGCTGCCAATCGTTCCCGAAAGCAGATCAGTACAATGATTTATTTAACAGCTACTCCCAGGAAAGAACAACGTAGAAGAATGCTCCAAAAACAACTGAACCACATGTTTGTGCCGACCCGTTTTCACGGTTATCCACTTCCTGTACCTTCTCTGAAGATGTGTCGGACTTTAAAAAAAGATTTGGCAAGACCCGCACCACCGAAATTGTTAACGGAATGGCTAAAACAGCGTGTAAATCCTGAACGCCAACTTTTGTTATTTGTACCAACAATTGAACTGGCCGAAAAATTGGAAATGGTGCTTGCCAGGAAGTTCATCCAACTTGGGTGGTTGCCTAGCAAACAAGCTATCACGTTTGTACATGCATCTGATCCGGATCGGGAAGAAAAGGTGCAACAATTCAGACGGAAAGAAACCTTTATGTTACTTACCACCACGATTCTCGAACGTGGCGTTACCTTTCCTTCCGTAGATGTTGTGGTGCTGGATGCCGGGCATGATGTATTTGATGAAGCGGCGTTAGTACAAATAGCCGGTCGTGCAGGTAGAAGTCCCGATGACCCAACCGGAGAAGTATTGTTCATTCATGACGGTAAAACGGACGCGATGGTTGAGGCAGTTTCATCCGTTAAAGCTATGAATAAACGGGGAGGCTTTCGCTGA
- a CDS encoding ComF family protein, whose amino-acid sequence MCDDPVCNDCKQWATYYYDRDVLTRNYSVFVYNDVIQDIVTKWKYRGDYVLGNIFKQYIYQTYKQHKSSLPDQIITVPIPLSGQRLLERGFNQAKMLANFLPLKQEELLHRLHGEKQSKKTRKERLSSKNPFYLLKKVNKPVLLVDDIYTTGTTLRHAASLLKQNGCPDVYALTLVRG is encoded by the coding sequence ATGTGTGATGATCCAGTATGTAATGACTGTAAACAATGGGCAACGTACTATTATGATAGGGATGTTTTAACGAGAAATTATTCTGTCTTTGTTTATAATGACGTCATCCAGGACATCGTGACCAAATGGAAATACCGGGGAGATTATGTGTTGGGAAACATTTTTAAACAGTATATCTATCAAACATATAAACAACATAAATCTTCATTACCGGATCAAATAATAACTGTGCCAATCCCACTAAGTGGACAGCGACTGCTGGAGCGAGGATTCAACCAGGCAAAAATGCTGGCAAATTTTCTCCCGTTAAAGCAGGAAGAGTTGCTTCATCGACTTCATGGTGAAAAACAATCAAAGAAAACGAGAAAAGAACGCTTATCATCAAAAAATCCTTTTTATCTGTTGAAAAAGGTTAACAAACCAGTTCTGCTTGTCGATGATATATATACGACAGGAACAACATTGCGTCATGCAGCAAGTTTATTAAAGCAAAATGGTTGTCCTGATGTATATGCGTTAACATTAGTTCGCGGGTAA
- a CDS encoding flagellar biosynthesis anti-sigma factor FlgM: MSNQTKQLQKNSQPGAKRAKYVQDIKQTIDSGEYRVNPQKTAKKMIDFWKKHQ; the protein is encoded by the coding sequence ATATCGAATCAAACCAAGCAGCTTCAGAAAAATAGCCAGCCAGGTGCCAAACGCGCAAAATATGTTCAGGATATTAAACAAACTATCGATTCCGGCGAATATCGTGTCAATCCGCAAAAAACGGCGAAAAAGATGATAGATTTTTGGAAAAAGCATCAATAA
- the fliD gene encoding flagellar filament capping protein FliD — protein MCQSWYVNVETGGEITSFGKRMKQLNKQIDTFQDRLTQIEDRYWRQFTAMEKAISQMNEQSDYLMQQFGN, from the coding sequence GTGTGTCAAAGCTGGTATGTCAATGTGGAAACCGGTGGCGAGATTACTTCCTTTGGTAAACGGATGAAACAGTTAAACAAACAAATTGATACGTTTCAGGACCGGTTAACCCAAATCGAGGACCGGTATTGGCGTCAGTTTACCGCAATGGAAAAAGCAATCTCACAAATGAATGAGCAATCTGATTATTTAATGCAGCAATTTGGTAATTGA
- the hpf gene encoding ribosome hibernation-promoting factor, HPF/YfiA family, translating into MNYNIRGENIEVTGAIRDYVQKKIGKLERYFDTPPTSEVHVNLSVYHDEQRIEVTIPMTDLLLRAEEQHVDLYAAIDLVVDKLERQIRKYKTKVNRKSRQNGSPKHIFAEMEKETKANEFDEDEDDNEIDIVRTKRFNLKPMDSEEAVLQMDMLGHAFYVFTNAVSGDTNVVYRRKDGKYGLIEPNS; encoded by the coding sequence ATGAATTACAACATTCGTGGTGAAAATATTGAAGTGACTGGGGCCATACGTGACTATGTGCAAAAGAAAATTGGTAAGCTGGAACGATATTTTGATACACCACCAACATCAGAAGTGCATGTTAATTTAAGTGTCTATCATGATGAGCAGCGCATTGAGGTGACCATTCCAATGACGGATTTATTACTTCGTGCCGAGGAGCAACATGTGGATCTGTACGCTGCCATCGACCTTGTAGTTGACAAACTGGAGCGTCAAATAAGGAAATATAAAACAAAGGTAAATCGTAAATCCCGGCAAAATGGTTCACCAAAGCATATATTTGCCGAAATGGAAAAAGAAACGAAAGCAAATGAGTTCGATGAAGATGAAGATGATAATGAAATAGATATTGTCCGAACAAAACGATTTAATCTTAAGCCGATGGATTCAGAAGAAGCAGTCCTGCAAATGGATATGCTTGGCCATGCATTTTATGTCTTTACAAATGCGGTTTCCGGTGATACAAACGTCGTTTACCGGCGTAAAGATGGGAAATATGGATTAATCGAACCAAATAGTTAA
- the secA gene encoding preprotein translocase subunit SecA: protein MPGLLQKIFGDGNQKQLNKYQKTVDKIDALEPEYEKFTDDDLKNKTEEFKERYQNGESLDDMLVEAYAVVREASKRVLGMRPFPVQLLGAVALHEGNIAEMKTGEGKTLASTLPAYLNALSGKGVHIVTVNDYLADRDAREMGELFGFLGLTVGLNGNGLSKEEKRDAYYCDITYGTNNEYGFDYLRDNMVLYKEEMVQRPLNFAIIDEVDSILIDEARTPLIISGSAQKSASMYQQANSFVSTLKNETDYTYDEKTKGVQLTEEGINKAERYFSIDNLFDLNHVTLTHHINQALKAHVSMHRDTDYVVQEGEVVIVDQFTGRLMKGRRYSDGLHQAIEAKEGLQIQNESMTLASITFQNYFRMYQKLSGMTGTAKTEEEEFRSIYNMDVITIPTNKPIIREDRADLIYKTMDGKFKAVAEDIKERHEKGQPVLVGTVAVETSELISNLLKRMGVKHDVLNAKNHFREAEIIENAGEKGAVTIATNMAGRGTDIKLGEGVKELGGLAVIGTERHESRRIDNQLRGRSGRQGDPGITQFYLSMEDELMRRFGSDNLRSMMERLGMDDTQPIESKMVSRAVESAQKRVEGNNFDARKTVLSYDDVLREQREIIYKQRFDVIDSENLREIIEGMIQSTVERVVQSHTADDLDENWELTAIVDYLHGNLLDPEDISADDLLGKEPEEMVEQIMEILKRKYDEKEEEISPEQMREFEKVILLRTVDSKWMDHIDQMDQLRQGIHLRAYGQNDPLQEYQAEGFHMFEQMVTAIEEEVSKYVMKAQIRQNLQRQEVVKNTQAVSGGEDNDKKKSKKPYVKKERIGRNDPCPCGSGKKYKNCHGR, encoded by the coding sequence ATGCCAGGATTATTGCAAAAAATTTTTGGTGATGGAAATCAAAAACAACTTAACAAATATCAAAAAACAGTAGATAAGATAGATGCATTAGAACCAGAATATGAAAAATTTACCGATGATGATTTAAAAAATAAGACGGAAGAATTTAAGGAGCGGTATCAGAACGGCGAATCACTTGACGACATGTTGGTAGAGGCATATGCCGTTGTACGGGAAGCCTCCAAACGTGTCCTTGGTATGCGTCCGTTTCCGGTTCAATTACTAGGTGCGGTTGCTCTTCACGAAGGAAATATAGCCGAAATGAAAACCGGGGAAGGGAAAACACTCGCTTCAACATTGCCAGCCTATTTAAATGCACTTTCCGGTAAAGGGGTTCATATTGTAACCGTTAATGACTATCTGGCTGACCGTGATGCACGGGAAATGGGAGAGTTATTCGGATTTCTCGGTTTGACAGTAGGTTTAAACGGTAACGGGCTGTCAAAAGAAGAAAAACGGGATGCTTATTATTGTGATATCACATATGGAACCAATAATGAGTATGGATTTGATTACCTGCGTGATAACATGGTGCTTTACAAAGAGGAGATGGTACAACGTCCGCTCAATTTTGCTATCATTGACGAGGTCGACTCCATTTTGATTGATGAAGCGAGAACGCCATTAATTATTTCTGGCTCAGCGCAAAAGTCTGCCTCGATGTACCAACAGGCAAATTCCTTTGTCAGTACGTTGAAAAATGAAACTGATTATACGTATGACGAGAAGACGAAGGGTGTACAATTGACAGAGGAAGGGATCAATAAGGCAGAACGTTATTTTTCGATTGATAACCTGTTTGATTTAAATCACGTCACATTGACCCATCATATCAACCAAGCATTGAAGGCACATGTTTCCATGCATCGAGATACGGATTACGTGGTTCAGGAAGGCGAGGTTGTCATTGTTGATCAATTTACTGGCCGACTGATGAAAGGCCGTCGTTATAGTGATGGCCTTCATCAGGCAATTGAGGCGAAAGAGGGTCTGCAAATTCAAAATGAAAGCATGACCCTTGCATCCATTACCTTCCAAAATTATTTCCGGATGTATCAGAAGCTGTCCGGGATGACTGGTACAGCAAAAACGGAGGAAGAGGAATTTCGCAGCATTTATAATATGGATGTTATTACGATTCCAACCAATAAACCAATTATCCGTGAGGACCGGGCCGATTTAATTTATAAAACAATGGATGGCAAGTTTAAGGCGGTTGCAGAAGATATTAAGGAGCGGCATGAAAAAGGACAGCCTGTTCTAGTTGGAACTGTAGCTGTTGAAACATCAGAATTAATCTCCAACTTGCTAAAGCGAATGGGTGTTAAACATGATGTCTTAAATGCCAAAAACCACTTTAGAGAAGCGGAAATTATTGAGAATGCCGGTGAGAAAGGCGCTGTAACAATTGCTACCAATATGGCCGGACGTGGAACAGATATTAAACTTGGTGAAGGCGTCAAGGAACTTGGCGGACTGGCGGTCATCGGTACGGAGCGGCATGAGTCACGCCGGATTGATAATCAGTTGCGTGGTCGTTCCGGACGACAAGGCGACCCAGGAATTACACAGTTTTATTTATCCATGGAAGATGAGTTAATGCGCCGATTTGGTTCTGATAATCTCCGTTCAATGATGGAGCGGCTGGGGATGGATGATACACAGCCAATTGAAAGCAAAATGGTTTCCAGGGCAGTTGAATCCGCGCAAAAACGAGTAGAGGGTAATAACTTTGATGCACGTAAAACGGTGTTATCCTATGATGATGTGCTTCGTGAACAGCGGGAAATCATTTACAAGCAACGGTTTGACGTGATTGACTCAGAAAATTTACGGGAAATCATTGAAGGAATGATCCAATCTACCGTTGAACGTGTCGTCCAGTCACACACAGCAGATGATTTGGATGAAAACTGGGAATTAACTGCAATTGTTGATTATTTACATGGAAACCTATTGGATCCGGAAGATATTTCAGCAGATGATTTGCTTGGTAAAGAACCAGAGGAAATGGTTGAGCAAATCATGGAGATTCTGAAAAGGAAATATGATGAGAAAGAAGAAGAAATATCACCGGAACAAATGCGCGAATTTGAAAAAGTCATTTTGCTGCGGACAGTTGATAGCAAATGGATGGATCATATCGATCAGATGGATCAATTACGACAAGGTATCCATTTACGAGCATATGGGCAAAATGATCCTTTACAGGAGTATCAGGCGGAAGGATTCCACATGTTTGAACAAATGGTCACAGCAATTGAGGAAGAAGTCTCCAAATATGTGATGAAGGCACAAATTCGCCAAAACCTACAGCGACAGGAAGTTGTCAAAAACACCCAAGCAGTTTCCGGTGGAGAAGATAATGATAAAAAGAAATCAAAAAAACCGTATGTGAAAAAAGAACGTATAGGTAGGAATGACCCATGTCCATGCGGAAGCGGCAAAAAATATAAAAATTGCCATGGTCGCTAA
- the prfB gene encoding peptide chain release factor 2 (programmed frameshift) produces MELTEINHELEKIKARIADFRGSLDLEAKEDRIKELELQMTDPGFWDHPNEAQKVINETNGLKNYVDRFAELEAKLDDLEVSYELVKEENDPDLFAELEDGMNDLQESVNQFELQLLLSEPYDANNALLELHPGAGGTESQDWASMLLRMYQRWAESKGFQVETLDYLPGDEAGVKSVTLFIKGHNAYGYLKAEKGVHRLVRISPFDSSGRRHTSFVSCDVTPEFNDEVEIDINNEDLKIDTYRSSGAGGQHVNKTDSAVRITHLPTNIVVTCQSERSQIQNREQAMKMLKSKLYQLEIERQQQELNEIRGEQKEIGWGSQIRSYVFHPYSMVKDHRTNVEVGNAQGVIDGDLDPFIDAYLRSQMK; encoded by the exons ATGGAACTAACAGAAATCAACCATGAATTAGAAAAAATAAAGGCGCGTATTGCCGATTTTAGGGGGTCTCTT GACTTAGAGGCAAAAGAGGACCGGATAAAAGAGTTGGAATTGCAAATGACTGACCCTGGTTTTTGGGATCATCCCAACGAGGCGCAAAAAGTGATTAATGAAACAAACGGGCTAAAGAATTATGTTGACCGGTTTGCTGAATTGGAGGCAAAACTGGACGATCTGGAGGTTAGTTATGAATTAGTAAAAGAGGAAAATGATCCCGATCTATTTGCTGAACTAGAAGATGGGATGAATGACCTGCAGGAAAGTGTTAATCAGTTTGAATTGCAATTGTTGTTAAGTGAACCATATGATGCCAATAATGCCTTACTTGAGCTTCATCCCGGTGCTGGCGGAACAGAATCACAGGACTGGGCCAGCATGCTACTGCGGATGTATCAGCGCTGGGCCGAAAGTAAAGGATTTCAGGTTGAAACACTTGATTATTTGCCTGGGGATGAGGCAGGGGTTAAAAGTGTAACGCTATTTATTAAAGGTCATAATGCCTACGGGTATCTTAAGGCGGAAAAGGGCGTTCATCGTCTGGTACGAATATCTCCTTTTGATTCGTCCGGAAGAAGACATACATCATTTGTTTCCTGCGATGTTACACCTGAGTTTAATGATGAAGTGGAAATAGATATTAACAATGAAGATTTGAAAATTGATACGTACCGTTCCAGCGGTGCAGGCGGCCAGCATGTAAACAAGACAGATTCTGCAGTCAGAATTACCCATTTGCCAACCAATATCGTGGTGACCTGCCAATCAGAACGTTCACAGATACAAAACCGGGAACAAGCAATGAAAATGCTCAAATCAAAATTGTATCAATTGGAAATCGAACGTCAGCAACAAGAATTAAATGAAATTCGCGGTGAACAAAAAGAAATTGGCTGGGGCAGTCAAATTCGATCCTATGTTTTTCACCCGTATTCCATGGTCAAGGATCATCGAACCAATGTAGAGGTCGGGAATGCGCAAGGTGTTATTGATGGTGATTTGGATCCATTTATTGATGCATATTTACGCTCGCAAATGAAGTGA
- the cccB gene encoding cytochrome c551, translating into MKKWLLAVLFGTALVLGACGGGGDDNAGNDNGNNNAKEENNGGNVDEQAAEDAFQSNCASCHGSDLSGQSGPNLQKVGSKYSKDEIADIIENGKEGDQGTMPAGMATGDDVDLIASWLAQKK; encoded by the coding sequence GTGAAGAAATGGTTATTAGCGGTTCTTTTTGGTACCGCCCTTGTACTCGGAGCTTGCGGTGGCGGCGGGGATGACAACGCAGGCAATGACAACGGGAACAATAATGCCAAGGAAGAAAATAATGGTGGCAATGTAGACGAGCAAGCTGCAGAGGATGCTTTCCAAAGTAATTGTGCTTCTTGTCACGGCTCTGATTTATCTGGCCAAAGCGGTCCTAACTTGCAAAAAGTAGGATCAAAATATTCCAAGGATGAAATTGCTGACATTATTGAAAATGGTAAAGAAGGCGACCAAGGAACAATGCCAGCAGGAATGGCTACTGGTGACGATGTTGATCTAATCGCTTCTTGGCTGGCACAAAAGAAATAA
- the ftsE gene encoding cell division ATP-binding protein FtsE: MITMKDVYKTYSNGVTALNGINVSIDMGEFVYIVGPSGAGKSTFVKLIYREEKPSEGLIIINNKNIAEIKERKVPYLRRDIGVIFQDFKLLPKLTVYENVAFALEVIEKPPKTIRKRVMEVLEMVGLKNKARFIPDELSGGEQQRVSIARAIINQPKIVIADEPTGNIDPDTSWGIMRIFEEINLRGTTIIMATHNKEIVNTLKKRVIAVEDGLIVRDEHRGEYGYEI, translated from the coding sequence ATGATAACGATGAAAGATGTATATAAAACATATTCCAACGGTGTGACTGCACTTAATGGAATTAATGTATCGATCGACATGGGAGAGTTTGTTTACATAGTCGGTCCGAGTGGTGCAGGGAAATCCACTTTTGTTAAACTTATCTATCGCGAAGAAAAACCCTCTGAAGGATTAATCATTATCAACAATAAAAATATAGCCGAGATAAAAGAACGAAAAGTCCCCTATCTGCGCCGTGACATCGGTGTGATCTTCCAAGATTTTAAATTGTTACCCAAACTAACAGTCTATGAAAATGTTGCCTTTGCATTGGAAGTAATCGAAAAGCCGCCTAAAACAATTCGTAAACGGGTCATGGAAGTACTGGAAATGGTTGGATTGAAAAACAAAGCCAGGTTTATTCCGGATGAACTATCCGGTGGGGAGCAGCAGCGTGTATCTATTGCACGGGCAATTATCAATCAACCTAAAATAGTGATCGCAGACGAGCCAACAGGTAATATTGATCCCGACACTTCCTGGGGGATTATGCGCATTTTTGAAGAAATCAATTTGCGTGGTACGACCATTATCATGGCTACGCATAATAAAGAAATCGTCAATACCTTAAAAAAACGTGTTATAGCCGTAGAAGATGGCTTAATTGTACGAGACGAACATCGAGGTGAATACGGCTATGAGATTTAG